The genomic window TGCCGGAAGAGCTATTGGTTGGGAAATTGTAGTCATTCAAAATAACCAGAATCATCAAGCCTGCGTTATCCACAATTCACAGACCAAGTTTCGAAACAACCCCGGTTAGAGAAGCTCTATCACATCAAGGATTGGAAAGCTGAATCGACGCACGTAATATCTACGAAATCTGCAAGAATGCAGGGAGGGAATTTTTTAGTCATTTTCTGTAGCAAAAATTATGAACAATGGACGACAAAATCAATCGCATATGATAACAGAAACGAAAGAGAACAAAAAGAAGCCGGATCAGATTTCTATACATCAAACAGAACAAAGGAATTCGAATAAAGTCTGGGAATTCTTCTGTTCAGTCAAGCTAGCCGTAGTAATTATTCTGGTCATGGTTGTGGCGTGCATCTTGGGAACAGTGATCCTGCAAGGAAAAACCCTGGATGAATATACCGCAAAATATGGATACGCACTCGCTACTTTTTTCAGAATAACGGAATTAAACAACGTTTTTTACTCGTACTGGTTTGCATTCCTTTTGGTATTGCTGTGCGCGAATCTCATCTGCTGTACGATCAAAAGGTGGAGAAATACCTTCATGCAAACAGGCTTTATCCTTACTCATCTCAGCCTTGTTTTGATATTAATCGGCGGCGTGGTAAAGTTTCAGCTTGGTGTAAAGGGCGGGGTAAACGTTTACGAGGGAAAAACGGTAAATTATTTTCTGACGCAACTGATCACCCGGCAGGGAAAATTAGATTATGTCAAGAAGGACTTGCCATTCTCTATTGCTCTGGAGGATTTCATACTAGAGAAAAATGAACCAAAATTTCAACTGGTGTCCTATGTAAAAAATAAAGACCGGCAGAAAATTTTAGAGGTAAAGGTGGGAAAACGTCAGCGTGTCCCCGGATCAGACTACAAAGTAACGATCAAGGACTATGTTCCCGATGCGGAACTACATCAGGAACCGGTAAATACATCGGATACGCCCGACAATCCTGCCATTTATGTGAAACTGCTTGGTTCCGATAAGGTTGCTGCCGAGGGGTGGTTGCTCGCGCATGACCGTAACTATTATGAGGATAAAAAGCAAAATCTGCGCGTCGAGTATATCTGGTTGTCTTCTCAGGAAGAATTGGAAAAGACGATTAGCTCTATCGAAACCGCACATCCTAAAGTATCGGTTATGATATCCGAACAGGGGATATCGTACGACTATCCCATGGAATTAAATAAGAACTTCAAACTTGAGGGAACTAATTATTCCCTGCGGATGTTACAATACGTGCTTAACTATGGTGACCGGCGGCCGCTGGGTGAACAACCAACGGATAATCCTGCCGTACAGGTGGAAATCAACGGTCCGGAGGGTTCTGAAACCCGGTGGGTATTTGAAAAATTCCCCGACTGGGATAAAATGCATCCGGCGAAGTATAAAAATATGAAAATCACGTGTAGTGGGATCGCCAGCGGGCATATGGCCAAAAATACGATACGATTGTTTCAGTCTCCGGAAGGAAAGCAGGTGATGGTTTCTATCAAGGACAACCGTATTATCAGCACCATTCCCTGGGAATTGGAAAAAAAATATCCCATTGCCGACTTAAATCATCAACTCATGGTATCAAATTATTTCCCTTCCTTTGATTTCAAGAGAGAGGTGATTAAGAAATCGGATGAGGTTGGGATGCCTGCGATTTTTGTTGAAGTAGAGGGGCCAAGCGGTACGGTTGATGACTGGCTGTTTTCCAATAATCAATACGCCACCTGGTATACCGACAATAATTTAGCGCTTGTCTATGAATCTACGGGTGATTCGATCAAACACTTTACCAGTAAGCTAAGAATTGAAGAAAACGGTCAAACTGTTGCGGAAAAGACGATCAGGGTAAACGATCCTTTAACCTACAAAGGGTATGTTATTTATCAATCAAGTTACGATCCTGAGGCGGGAACTTTTTCCGGATTGCAGATTGTGAAAGACCCTGGTATCCCCATCGTATATGCTGGTTTTGGGGCATTATGTTTTGGGGTAGTATTCATATTTTACATTAAACCGTTCCTGCGAAAAAAACAAAAACAAGAGGTGGAGGGCTAATAAAATGAGCATAATCAATATCACGTTAATTGTGTATATTATCGCGTCGGTTGCTTACATAGCGAGGGAAATCTGGAGATCTACTTCTATAAAATGGGTATCTCTTGGGCTGTTGATCCTGGCATTTTGTTTAAATCTGACCATGGTAATTAAGCGTTCCGTAGAAGCAGGACATCCACCCTTTTCTAATTTGTATGAATCTTTAGTCTTTTATGCATGCTGCACGGCGTTTGTATACATTATCTTTGAGTTTGTTTATAATTTCAGAGTCGTCGGCGCCCTTGCATCAGTGCTTGCAATGTTAATATTACTCTATGCAACGCTTCAGGATGATTCCATACGGCCTATTATGCCGGCGTTAAAGAGTAACTGGATGCTGGTACACGTGATTACCTATATGATTGGTTATGCCGCCTTTGGCATTTCGTTTGTTACCAGCATTATTTTTCTCGTTGTTAAACCTTTTGCTAAAAAAGAAATTAAAGAGGCGCGGGACGAAAGAGAGATATTGCCAAGGAATTTTGACAAATTGAGTTATAAAATCGTTGCCTTCGGGTTTCCCTTTCTTACCCTTGGCCTGGTTACCGGCGCAGTGTGGGCAAAGAAGGCGTGGGGCGATTATTGGTCATGGGATCCCAAAGAAACATGGTCTTTGATCACATGGTTTGCATATTTAGTGTATCTCCATACTCCTCTTATTTTACCCAAGATGAACGTTAATAAGTCCAAGGCCTCCGTTATCCTGGCCTGCTGGTTGCTCTTTTCTTTTGGGATTGTGAACTTTACCTTTGTGGGTTTAAACTATTTGCCATCTGCATCTGATAGCGAGCACATTTACGGTTCCCAATAGATCAGGAAAAACGAGCATATGCCTATGACAAGGGCACATGTTTATGTCCGTGGCAGAGTTCAGGGTGTGTTTTTTCGGGCTTCAACCAAAGATAGAGCGCTGACCCTTGGTGTTACCGGATGGGTTAAGAATTGTTTGGATGGCAGTGTTGAAGCCGTCTTTGAAGGTAAAAAAGACCTTGTTGATAAAATAGTAAATTGGTGCAGAAAAGGGCCGTCCGGCGCCCGTGTTGAACAGATCGATGTATCCTGGGAAGATTTTACCGGTGAATTTGACGCATTCTCCGTAGTTTATGAATAACTGCACAATATCAGGCAGGGGTTATAAGCGCCCGATATTGTGCATATGCATTTGTTATGCTTGACATTGCCACGACAAACTCAGGCGTTATTCTATCCATCCGAACCCTACCGGGTTCAAGTAAAAATCGTATTGTCGGAGAATATGGAGGGCGTTTAAAATTGGCCGTTACAGCAGCCCCGGAGAAGGGTAAGGCTAACAAAGCCGTCATTGAACTGCTGGCGGACATACTCCGCATTAATGAATCCTCTATCCATATCATTTCAGGCGAATCCTCACGAGACAAGAGATTAATGATTGAAGGATTAACCCCCGAATACGTAAAACCTTTGCTAAACCCTTCATCGTAACAAAATTATCTATCATTATGGACTATAAAAATACCCTCAATCTGCCTACGACCAAGTTTCCCATGAAGGCGGATTTACTGAGAAAAGAACCGGAAATCCAGAAAAAATGGGAAATGGAGCATCTCTACGAGCAAATCCGAAAGGCACATGCAGGCAGGGAAAAATATGTCCTGCACGACGGCCCTCCTTACCCGACAGGAGAACTTCATATTGGTACCGGCTTAAACAAAATACTCAAAGATTTTATTGTGCGATTTCACACCATGAAGGGTTACGATGCGCCGTATGTCCCTGGCTGGGATTGTCACGGCCTGCCGATCGAACACCGCGTTATGCAGGAGGTTGGTGAGGAAAGAAAAAATTTAACCAAACCAGAAATCCGGAAAAAATGCAAAAAATATGCAGAAAAATTTGTAAAACTTCAAAAGGCACAGTTTCAAGCCCTTGGGGTCATGGGGGATTGGGAACGCCCATACCTCACCTTTAACCCTCAGTATGAAGCGGGCATTATTGAGGTGTTTGGGAAGCTGGTCGAAAAGGGATACGTCTACCGGAGCAAGAAGCCCGTTCACTGGTGCCCAAATGAACTCGGGCAAACGACTCTCGCAGAGGCAGAACTTGATTACCGGGAAGAAACAAAGAGCCCTTCCATTTATGTGAATTTTAAACTCACGGACACCATCAGCGATCTCTTCAAAGATGCAGGGATCGACGGTTCTTGTATGATGATATGGACAACAACTCCCTGGACACTTCCGGCAAACGTTGCCATTGCCGTTCACCCCGAACATGAATATGCCGCCGTCCGTTACGATAATCCAAAAACGCACAAAGAAGAAGTTGCCGTCATTGCTGATAAGAGAGCAGAAGCAGTTATGTCATCGTTAGGAATCAGGAATTACCGCTGTCTTGGCAAGATACCGGGGCGTTTCCTGGAAGGGAAAAAATACCGGCATCCTTTTATGGACAGGACGGGCTCCGTCGTACTTGCGGACTATGTAACCTTATCGGACGGGACCGGTTGTGTTCACACAGCGCCCGGACACGGTCAGGAAGATTATTTTACCGGCCTAAAGTATCACCTCCCTCTGTTGAGCCCCGTTGATGAAAAGGGCAATTTTACCAAGGAAGCGGGTGAATTTACCGGTCTCAGCATCCTCAAGGAAGGAAACGACGCGATCGTGAAAAAGCTGGAGTCGGTAGGGGCATTGCTTGATAAAAAAGAGATTGCACATTCCTATCCCCATTGCTGGCGATGTGACGATCCGGTTATCTTCAGGGCAACGGAACAGTGGTTTGTCAGCCTTGACTATAAAGGCCTGCGCCAGCGGGTATTGGAGGAGGTAAAACGGACGAAGTGGATACCCTCATGGGGTGAGAGCAGGATGGCAAAGATGGTTTCGGAGCGTCCTGACTGGTGTATCTCCCGGCAGCGCTCATGGGGTGTGCCGATTCCCGCCTTTCATTGTGTGCATTGCCGTCAGGCGCATATTAATAGAAGCACGATAGATTATGTGAGAGAGAGATTCGAGAAGGAAGGCGCCGATATCTGGTTTTATAAAGAGGTATCCTATTTTTTGCCGCCTGACACGAAATGCTCTCACTGCGGAGGTAGTCAGTTTCAAAAAGAAATGGATATCTTCGATGTCTGGTTTGAATCCGGATCAAGCCATCACGCCGTTTTACAGAAGCGCAGCGAACTGTCATATCCGGCCGACCTCTATCTGGAAGGAACGGACCAGCATCGCGGCTGGTTTCAGCTTTCCTTGCTGCCATCGGTTGGGGCCTGGGACAGGGCGCCTTTCAAGTCTGTTTTAACCCACGGCTTTGTCGTTGATGAACAGGGTAAAAAGATGTCCAAATCCCGGGGAAATTTTATATCAGTGGAAGACGCCGTAAAGGAATTTGGCGCCGATGTGCTCAGATTATGGACTTCTTCCCTGGACTATCAAAATGATATGAGCGTGTCCCGTAATTTAATCGTCAGATGCTCGGATGCCTACCGACGCGTTCGTAATACCTTCAGATATTTACTGAGCAACCTGTACGACTTTGATCCAAAGACAAACGCAATACCGTATGGAGAATTACTGGAAATAGATAAATGGGCATTGCATAAGACACAGGAATTAATTAAGAATGTTGTGTCGGCCTATGAGTCGCTGCTGTTTCATCGTGTGTTTCATACGATCTATAATTTCTGTACGGTGGAAATGAGCGCCTTTTATCTGGATATTTTAAAAGACCGATCATATACCTTTGCAAAGAATTCACAGGAGCGGCGAGCCGGACAAACGGTGCTATACGTCATCCTGTTAAACCTCGTTAAATTGTCAGCGCCAATTCTTGTCCATACGGCGGAAGAAGTATGGTCGGCGATTATCCATAAGGATGAGGACGCCGCCAGCGTTCATTTAGCGACATTTCCCAAAGAAAACCCCGCCTGGACAGACAACGCCCTCCATGAGAGATGGGAAAAGTTAATCAATATCAGAACTGACGTTGCGCGTGAGCTGGAAAAGATGCGTGCCGCCAAGTTGATCGGCAACTCTTTGGAGGCATCCGTCAATCTTTCTACAGAAGACGAAGACCTCTGGCAGTTTCTCAAAGGTTACGAAAAGGATCTTTCCATGATCTTTATCGTCTCTGAGGTAAAACTCGACAGAAGTATTGCTTCTCAGGCGGTGAAAGGGGAATTGAATGAAAATCTCTGGATAGAATGCAAGGTATCGCAACACAAGAAATGCGAACGATGCTGGAATTTCAGGGAGACCGTCGGACACAACAAAGATCACCCAGCCATTTGTACCCGATGTGTTGCTGCACTTCAATAAGGCACCAGGTCGTTTCTGAAAAATCTCCGTAAAATGAAAGTTGCAAAACTTTTGGCGCTCTTCCGGCTCATTCGGGTTTAGGACGATGATAAGGCCATTCAAAGCGTAACTGAATATCAAAAGTACCCATGATCGACCTCCACAACTATCCCCAGGATTGTTTTTCACCGGTCTATCAACAGGTGGTGGGCTTCTGTTGTGAAAAAGCCGCAGGGGCAAATGGCCCTTTGCCCTTACAAGTTCTGGAAGGTACGGAAAGGCTCATCAAGGAAGAGCTTGTTCGGTGTGTCTGGTTCGGGCAACATATCAAAAAGGATAAGCTTTTTACCGACGATGGCTCGCGCATCGAAATTCTTTCGCCCGGCTGGTGGAACTCTGAAGGTGGACCCGATTTCAAACACGCAGAGATCCTCCTGGAAGGCAAGGGACTCCTCAAGGGCGACGTCGAGGTGCATGTGCTTTCATCCGACTGGAAACGGCATCAGCACGAAAAGCAAAATACGTATAACACCGTATGTCTGCACGTTGTTATGTGGAATGATAATGAGGAAGCATATATTAAAAATTGCAGCGGACAATGCATTTCCCAGATAACGCTCTCCAAATATTTAGACGCGGAACTGGACGACCTGATAGAGATGATTGACGTTGAATCCTATCTGAAAGGAAAGAAGATAAATCCCGGACATTGTCAGGCAGAAGTAGAAAAACAGAAGGTGAAGGAGCAGGGGATTGGTCTTTTTCTCGATTATGCCGGTGACGAGCGCATTCTTCAGAAGGCACAACGGTATGAACAATGGGTAGAGAAAAGCCCCTTTGAACAAGCGCTCTACGAAGCGATTATGGAATCGCTGGGATACAAGAACAATAAGGAGCCGTTCTTAACGTTAGCCTCCCGTGTGCCGCTTGAAGATATCCGGTATTTCATCCCGGAAGACGCTGCTGTTGAAAGGAAAAAGATAGCGATACAGTCGCTTCTCCTGGGCTCGGCCGGTTTGTTGCCGCAAGAGGAGAATGCACCATCGTACGACAACGAAACGGCGGCGTACCTCAGTGATGTTAAAGAGGCATGGCGTGAATTCCAAAAGAAAAGAAACCGGGATCCGCTGACAAGGCATGACTGGAACTATGCGGGGATCAGACCTGCAAATTTCCCCGAAAGAAGGATTGCAGCCATGGCCAATATCCTTTCTGAAGGTTCGTCTCTCAGCATCTTCCGAAACATCTTATGGATAGTTGAAAAGGCTGAAAATTACCGGGAAGAGCATACCATCATTAAGATGTTACCGGAAAATATCCTTGCCCTCTTTCTGAATGTTTCCGATCCCTATTGGTCGTATCATTATACCATGCAGGGGAAGAAACTGGCTAAGCCCGTTACCTTGCTGGGAAAAGAAAGGGCTTCCCATATATTCATCAATGTTATTATTCCCATCCTGCTGGTCTATGCCCGAAGGCACGGGAACACAAAAATAGAAAAAATGCTCCATCTTATGTACCGAAACTATACTCCCCTTCCCGGCACCAGCGTGACGAAATTCATGTGCAGTCGTATCTTTGGAAAACCTGATACGGCAAAAAAACTTATTACCTCTGCCAGGAGACAACAGGGATTATATCAAATCTTTAAGGATTTTTGTGAAAACGACAACATGAGCTGCAATAAGTGCGCCTTGTATTTATCTGTGGTTAAAAACTCGTGAGGCAGGCAAAAAAACGGTTGAAATGAAAAAGCTCAAATTCTTTCTGGTGGGGATTCTGGGAGCCTGGTTCATAAGATTGCTGGCCTTTACCATCCGCATTCAGGATAATCCCAGGGGATTTAATAAAAAAATCACCAACACCCACGCTATTTACACCTTCTGGCACTGCCTGATGCTTATCCCTGCCTATGTGGGTCGCCACAGAAACATACAGGTACTCATCAGCCAGCACTCCGATGGCGAATATATCGCACAGGTAATAAAAAGGCTTGGTTTCGGTGTCATACGAGGATCAACCACACGGGGCGGCGCCCGTGCAGTAAAGGGCATGATTAATAAGATTCGGGAAGGATATCCGATTGCAATTACACCGGACGGTCCACGCGGCCCCCGATGCATTGTTCAACCAGGATGCATCTACCTCAGCCAAAAAGCGAGGCTCCCGATTATTCCTGCGACGATTGGATTGTCCCGTTACTGGAAGCTTCCCAGTTGGGATCAATTCCGCATCCCGAAGCCATTTTCCCGTGCATTGATGATGTATGGCGATCCTATCCACATCCCACCCAGGCTTACTGAGGAAGAATCAGAGCGCTACCGGCTTCTGATAGAAAACCGTATGAATGAAATGACAGAAAAGGCGGATGCCTTAGTCCGGAAACGAAAGCCGGCTTAGGTTTTATTTACCGGTAAAACGAAACGCTGTGGCAAAACCGCTCCGCCCGTCATAATTCCATTCCCGATTACCCTCCTGGAATCGATGGGTGGCGGCCTTTCCCATGTTCAGCGCCATATCAAACTCCTTCGCCCAGAGCGAAAAATTTTTGTTTACAATCTGGGTTGGTTTGCCGGGATCTCCTACCCCGCGCAGTAATTCAATGTCTAAAGTCAGATTATTGGCTGCAATCGCCTTCTTGCGCCAGGGGGAAGACTCCACGTGAAGCGGTACATATCTTACGGTAATCCTGTCGTGAGGAACTTTTGCAAAACGAAATACATGGTTTTTAAAGATGTCCAATAATGCATTCTTCTGGACGGCTGCGGCCTTTTCATCGAGATAAAAGACGATCCAGTTTTTATCAGGTTGTGCCGTTAAGTCCGTTATGCCAATTACGGTCTGGCCATCCAACGTATGTTGACCGTAATTTCCCGTTCGAATGTGAAAGACACCGCTGATCTTGCACGTTTTATTATGGGTCGGCTCGCTCCCAAAGAGGCACGGGCAGCCGGGATTGCAGGTGCATCCCTCAAAATATTCACCTTCGATTGACCAGGCGGGCTCGGCAACGACCGCACGGCCAAACCAACACAACAAGATGGAAACGATACATCCAGCGAACAAAGATCGATTCAGAAACATAGTTCAGCTCCTCCTTCCCCTGGTGAAATGAGATATCAAACCGGACACAGATCTACAAACGTGCCGTCTTTCCTATCCTTCGGCAGTCGTTTGTCTTTGGAATTTCGCTAGCATAATCGGACAAGCGCTCTTTTTCAAGAATTATAGAGCCTGCGCATAAACCGAAAGACAAACCATTCAAAGGCGGAAATGCATAGCGCAGCAAGGCCGCAACCAATTCTCCGTTGTGAAAGCGGGGAGATTGCTTCGGAAAAGGCCCTCGCAATGACAGCGACCATGCACTTTGATGGCACACGGCATGTTGTCATTGCGAGTGAAGCGAAGCAATCCTTCTCTTATAAATAAACAGTACCTTCTGACAAGGGATAAATAGTGTTTGAACGGAAACCCCCCAGAGCCCTGTAAAGTAAGGAGAAGCTGGTGAAAAATGTTCATGAAAGTCATTGAATTTTTTCGGGTAAAAGGGTAAAATATGGCGAAAATGAAGGGATTCTGGGTATAAAGAGTCCAAATATTCGGTTCATTAACCCACTAGCCAAAGGACATTCGATAGAAGATGAGAAAGAGATTTGAGCAGCAATTGAAGCTTGGCATCATACCCATTTCAGGGGTAAAACTGCCAATAAAGAGTCGAGATGAGCTACCACCGATACTGAGGGCGTTGCAACATATCTATGTTACACCGGAGTTGAACGAGGAGGTATTCCGGATATTAGAGGCGAAGGTAACGAAGGGGAAGAAAAAGACGGGAAGATATGGGATGGATTTATGGCATATTTTGGTGTTGTCGGTGGTAAGATTAGGGTTAGATGCCGATTATGACAGGTTGGAGGATTTTGCCAACCATCACAAACTTATCAGGCAGATAATGGGGGTTGAGACGGCATTTGGAGAGGCGAAGGTTTTTTCGATGCAGAGCATCAAGGACAATATAAGATTGTTGGATGAGGAGACCCTCAGGCAGATAAATGAAGTGGTGATATCATCGGGGCATCAGTTGGTTAAAAAAAAGGACGAAGGACTGTGTATTAAGGTGGATACGTATGTGTTAGAGACGAATGTACACTTTCCGACCGATATGAATTTATTGTGGGATGCGGGACGCAAGAGTCTGGACATGATAGAGGATGCAATAGAGGAAGGCATCCTGGCGGGGAAAGGATGGCGCAAGAGCAAATATTGGAGGAGAGAGTTAAAAAAGCTGATGAGGATAAGCGCAAAGGCGTCAAGCAGCGGGGGGAAAAACAAGGAAGAGCATGTGAGGAGTTACTTGGAATTATCGAGGGGTTTGAGTGAAAAGATAGGAGCGAGTCTGTTAGCCATCTACGAAAAGGTGCTAACGACGAACCAGGTAGACAAGCATGCAGGGAAAATAGGGACACTGGAGTATTTTCACGGGATGTTGAATAAACAGATAGACCTGGTGGAGAGAAGGGTGATCCGGGATGAGGTAATACCGGCGGCAGAAAAGGTTCATTCGTTGTTTGAGCCGCATACGGAGTGGCTGTACAAAGGCAAGTCAAACAAAAGGGTAGAGTTGGGACATAATATTCTGGTAGCAAGCGATCAGTGGGGTTTCATCGTGGACCATGTGGTAGGAGAAAAACAGGCGGATGTATCGTTGGTAATTCCATTGGCAGATAGGTTGTTGAGCCGTTACGGAGAAGGCACAATAAAGAGTATAAGTTTTGATAAAGGTTTTTACAAGAAAGAGAATAAAGAGTTGCTGAGTTTGTATATACCAGAGGTAATCCTTCCCAAGAAGGGCAAGAAGAATAAGGCGGAACAGGAAGAGGAATCGGGTAAGACATTTAAGAAGCTAAGGCACAAGCACTCGGCGGTAGAATCGGATATCAATCGTTTGGAGCATCACGGCTTGGATAGGTGTCCGGACAAAGGGCTGCATGCCTTTAAAAGATATTGTGCAATGGGCGTGTTAGCTGCGAATTTGCACAAGCTGGGAAACGTGCTGCAGGAGAAGGCACGGAAGCAGTGCGAAAAGTTGCGAAAAGCCGCCTAAGCAAGCAAAAAACACGAAGAAAAACAGTCTGCCGGGAGGCAGGTACGCCCAGACAAGGCTAAAATAAAGGGGAAAACAAGGGAAATATGTAAAAGAACAGTATTTTTGCCAAAAACCCTAATCTCAAATCTTAAAATTATCTATTGGTAAATAGAAAATCGACCTCGCACTTTTACAAAAAGTGCGTTTTCGTTCAGACACTAAATAGGGTTGCGAGAAAACTTGCAAAAAAAGAAAGCTTTTATACGGTAATACTCGAGTGGGTGAGCGCATGGATGACCCCGTTGAAAAGCCTCTAAAATTGGGAACGGACAGACACGGACGTTTTGGTTTTTAAAATGCAAAAAGGAGACGATTTTTCGCCCAGTAATATTTATTAATGAATGAAAAACACGAAGAAAAAAATGAGTTAAATATTTTTTATGAGATACGATACATGAGAGTAAATAGTGTCTGAACGAAAACGCACTTTTTGTAAAAGTGCGAGGTCGATTTTCTATTTACCAATAGATAATTTTAAGATTTGAGATTAGGGTTTTTGGCAAAAATACTGTTCTTTTACATATTTCCCTTGTTTTCCCCTTTATTTTAGCCTTGTCTGGGCGTACCTGCCTCCCGGCAGACTGTTTTTCTTCGTGTTTTTTGCTTGCTTAGGCGGCTTTTCGCAACTTTTCGCACTGCTTCCGTGCCTTCTCCTGCAGCACGTTTCCCAGCTTGTGCAAATTCGCAGCTAACACGCCCATTGCACAATATCTTTTAAAGGCATGCAGCCCTTTGTCCGGACACCTATCCAAGCCGTGATGCTCCAAACGATTGATATCCGATTCTACCGCCGAGTGCTTGTGCCTTAGCTTCTTAAATGTCTTACCCGATTCCTCTTCCTGTTCCGCCTTATTCTTCTTGCCCTTCTTGGGAAGGATTACCTCTGGTATATACAAACTCAGCAACTCTTTATTCTCTTTCTTGTAAAAACCTTTATCAAAACTTATACTCTTTATTGTGCCTTCTCCGTAACGGCTCAACAACCTATCTGCCAATGGAATTACCAACGATACATCCGCCTGTTTTTCTCCTACCACATGGTCCACGATGAAACCCCACTGATCGCTTGCTACCAGAATATTATGTCCCAACTCTACCCTTTTGTTTGACTTGCCTTTGTACAGCCACTCCGTATGCGGCTCAAACAACGAATGAACCTTTTCTGCCGCCGGTATTACCTCATCCCGGATCACCCTTCTCTCCACCAGGTCTATCTGTTTATTCAACATCCCGTGAAAATACTCCAGTGTCCCTATTTTCCCTGCATGCTTGTCTACCTGGTTCGTCGTTAGCACCTTTTCGTAGATGGCTAACAGACTCGCTCCTATCTTTTCACTCAAACCCCTCGATAATTCCAAGTAACTCCTCACATGCTCTTCCTTGTTTTTCCCCCCGCTGCTTGACGCCTTTGCGCTTATCCTCATCAGCTTTTTTAACTCTCTCCTCCAATATTTGCTCTTGCGCCATCCTTTCCCCGCCAGGATGCCTTCCTCTATTGCATCCTCTATCATGTCCAGACTCTTGCGTCCCGCATCCCACAATAAATTCATATCGGTCGGAAAGTGTACATTCGTCTCTAACACATACGTATCCACCTTAATACACAGTCCTTCGTCCTTTTTTTTAACCAACTGATGCCCCGATGATATCACCACTTCATTTATCTGCCTGAGGGTCTCCTCATCCAACAATCTTATATTGTCCTTGATGCTCTGCATCGAAAAAACCTTCGCCTCTCCAAATG from Candidatus Brocadia sp. includes these protein-coding regions:
- a CDS encoding DUF2851 family protein, with product MIDLHNYPQDCFSPVYQQVVGFCCEKAAGANGPLPLQVLEGTERLIKEELVRCVWFGQHIKKDKLFTDDGSRIEILSPGWWNSEGGPDFKHAEILLEGKGLLKGDVEVHVLSSDWKRHQHEKQNTYNTVCLHVVMWNDNEEAYIKNCSGQCISQITLSKYLDAELDDLIEMIDVESYLKGKKINPGHCQAEVEKQKVKEQGIGLFLDYAGDERILQKAQRYEQWVEKSPFEQALYEAIMESLGYKNNKEPFLTLASRVPLEDIRYFIPEDAAVERKKIAIQSLLLGSAGLLPQEENAPSYDNETAAYLSDVKEAWREFQKKRNRDPLTRHDWNYAGIRPANFPERRIAAMANILSEGSSLSIFRNILWIVEKAENYREEHTIIKMLPENILALFLNVSDPYWSYHYTMQGKKLAKPVTLLGKERASHIFINVIIPILLVYARRHGNTKIEKMLHLMYRNYTPLPGTSVTKFMCSRIFGKPDTAKKLITSARRQQGLYQIFKDFCENDNMSCNKCALYLSVVKNS
- a CDS encoding lysophospholipid acyltransferase family protein, whose product is MKKLKFFLVGILGAWFIRLLAFTIRIQDNPRGFNKKITNTHAIYTFWHCLMLIPAYVGRHRNIQVLISQHSDGEYIAQVIKRLGFGVIRGSTTRGGARAVKGMINKIREGYPIAITPDGPRGPRCIVQPGCIYLSQKARLPIIPATIGLSRYWKLPSWDQFRIPKPFSRALMMYGDPIHIPPRLTEEESERYRLLIENRMNEMTEKADALVRKRKPA
- a CDS encoding DUF1326 domain-containing protein — protein: MFLNRSLFAGCIVSILLCWFGRAVVAEPAWSIEGEYFEGCTCNPGCPCLFGSEPTHNKTCKISGVFHIRTGNYGQHTLDGQTVIGITDLTAQPDKNWIVFYLDEKAAAVQKNALLDIFKNHVFRFAKVPHDRITVRYVPLHVESSPWRKKAIAANNLTLDIELLRGVGDPGKPTQIVNKNFSLWAKEFDMALNMGKAATHRFQEGNREWNYDGRSGFATAFRFTGK
- a CDS encoding ISNCY family transposase; this translates as MRKRFEQQLKLGIIPISGVKLPIKSRDELPPILRALQHIYVTPELNEEVFRILEAKVTKGKKKTGRYGMDLWHILVLSVVRLGLDADYDRLEDFANHHKLIRQIMGVETAFGEAKVFSMQSIKDNIRLLDEETLRQINEVVISSGHQLVKKKDEGLCIKVDTYVLETNVHFPTDMNLLWDAGRKSLDMIEDAIEEGILAGKGWRKSKYWRRELKKLMRISAKASSSGGKNKEEHVRSYLELSRGLSEKIGASLLAIYEKVLTTNQVDKHAGKIGTLEYFHGMLNKQIDLVERRVIRDEVIPAAEKVHSLFEPHTEWLYKGKSNKRVELGHNILVASDQWGFIVDHVVGEKQADVSLVIPLADRLLSRYGEGTIKSISFDKGFYKKENKELLSLYIPEVILPKKGKKNKAEQEEESGKTFKKLRHKHSAVESDINRLEHHGLDRCPDKGLHAFKRYCAMGVLAANLHKLGNVLQEKARKQCEKLRKAA
- a CDS encoding ISNCY family transposase encodes the protein MRKRFEQQLKLGIIPISGVKLPIKSRDELPPILRALQHIYVTPELNEEVFRILEAKVTKGKKKTGRYGMDLWHILVLSVVRLGLDADYDRLEDFANHHKLIRQIMGVETAFGEAKVFSMQSIKDNIRLLDEETLRQINEVVISSGHQLVKKKDEGLCIKVDTYVLETNVHFPTDMNLLWDAGRKSLDMIEDAIEEGILAGKGWRKSKYWRRELKKLMRISAKASSSGGKNKEEHVRSYLELSRGLSEKIGASLLAIYEKVLTTNQVDKHAGKIGTLEYFHGMLNKQIDLVERRVIRDEVIPAAEKVHSLFEPHTEWLYKGKSNKRVELGHNILVASDQWGFIVDHVVGEKQADVSLVIPLADRLLSRYGEGTIKSISFDKGFYKKENKELLSLYIPEVILPKKGKKNKAEQEEESGKTFKKLRHKHSAVESDINRLEHHGLDRCPDKGLHAFKRYCAMGVLAANLHKLGNVLQEKARKQCEKLRKAA